The stretch of DNA TAATACCTCGCAAATTTAATTCAATATCTTCTGATATTTTTATTTTTTGATTCCAATGAGTATTTTCAGGGCTAATTCCACAATCGTATCTAGCTGCAAAAGTGTTGTAATTTTGCATTGGGTGAAGAATTGAATTTCCTGCACTTGTATCAGAGAGAAATTTACAAAACTGGCTATCTCGATCAGTTTTACTTTTAATCTCAGATAATTGACGACGCAAAGCATCAACAACTACACCATCAGCAGCCTGACGATCAACATCATGGTTTCCCGGTACCACGTATACATTTTGTTTTCTACATCCAGTCTGTGAACAAAGGTCATCTATCCAATTTGCTGCTACCTCATATTCTTCTTGTTTTCCAGCAAATGCAATGTCACCAGTTATTAATATTGCATCGACATTTTTACCATCCTTTGAGCAATGCTCTTGTATATCTGAACTTAGTTTATCCCGTATAGATGTATTTGGATCAGTATCTAAATCTAAACATTCAGGGTGCTTGAAATGAATATCAGAAAAGTGAAGTAACCTAATCAAGAAAACCTCGTCATGATTTGTTATGAGTAATGTGGATTACTCCAATTATAATAGATAGTTACAAGTATTAGTTAGTAGTAAATCACGATAAGTACTTTTTTTATTACATTATTTCCTGATTATTACCAACCAAAACTCAATCAATTTAAGTAATTACTCAGGTATCGTGCAGTTTGAATACTTGAGTTAATAAACCATTCAATCATTTTGCAAAAGTAAAGCACGGATGTTGTGACATAGTGAATTTACTCACGTCACTATATTTTTCTAAAACTGTTTTAGTTCATTAAATTTATTAGTACATCGAGTGATTAAAGCTCGGTATAACAGAATTCTTTAAGGGAATAGAGCTTTTTAAGAGGTTTTGGCTCTAGCGATTGTAAGTTGTTATGAACGTAGAAAGCACAGCGTAGCAAACCTTGATAATTATCCATCATATATGTTTTGTAAAATTCTAGCCCCTTTGGCGATAATTTGCTTATCTGATTCGTTTCTGCGTCTACTTTCTTAATGATTTGTTCCGTAAATCTCTGAATAATATTCTTAATCTCAACCTGCTCAGTTAAGCACATTTCCTCCTTGCTGTTTTTACTACTGTACGTTTTAGACAAAGCATTCATTGCTTTGTCTAGCTCATCCTTGTACAAAGTTTTATCATTCCATCCTTTGCTCAATTTGGGGAAATTTTGTTGGCGATACTTTTCAACAGAGCGCTTCTTCCAAAAATTAAATAACGTCACTAAATGTGACGCTTCATCATTTAGCTCTCTCGAGCGCAATGAGGTAACTAAACGTGTTAATTTGATCTCATAGGTACGAGTAGGCAACTCATCAAACCCTACAGTTAGCATCTCAGAAAAGCATCTGACTTCCTCCATAAGATTAATATAATCTGGGTTACCTTTATCCTGCTTTTCTTTTATCTCTTCATCTTGCTTCAACATAACCGAAGCCATCAGCTTATTGGCTCGTTCAAACCGTTTTTTTATCAGGCTAAAAGCAGCATATGTTGAAATTCGCCCCCACATTTGTTCTAAATGTTCAATCTCTGAACCTGCATTAAAGTAAGTCGAACTATATTTACCCAACCTTATCTTTTGATTTACGCTACTTCGGATTAAAACGATGCGCTTACATCTATCTGCGCGAACTATTTGTTCTCGAATCGCTTGCTTATTATTGGAAAGTTGTTTTTTGGCTATGTTTACTCTTTTTTCAAGATGAGATTGAAAACGGTAATCATCCGCAATATAACGGAATAGATAAAGTTGCTCACAGATCTCTTCAATTATCTCTAATCTATCCGCTTTAGCCGCGGTTCCAACCGCTTTTCTAATTAGTTTAATACGTTTAACTAGCTCTAACCTTTTTGACTTTTTATGCTCTTGTTGGGCAATTTCAAAGCTTAAAGAGCTTTGTATCACATATGGAAGTCGTTTAGCCGGAGAAAGTTTGAGTTCATCCAACGAGCTCAAGACTGATTTAAGTTCAATATCAAAGCTATTGGTTGATCTTTGATATTCACCTACAGGGTATCTAACTTCAAAATGTAATATTCCATACTTTTCGGTAAGTAATTTTGCTTCATCAGTAAGTACAAATGCGTTACATTCAACGAGAGTAAATGAGTGGGGAGCGAGATCTTTACGTGCAGTAGGTGACCCGAATAAGATCAAGTTGAAAGTTGCTATATTGCGCTCTTGGCAGTCCGGGCTAAATAACCAGATTAAATTGATATTTTGATCTCGAAAAAATGTTTCTCGTTCAGCAACAACTACTGGACTAATCCACCAACGAGTTAATTCTATTGCGTAGTGGTTGCCTTTTGTATCTGAGAAAGAAATATCAGGTCTTCTTCTTCCATTAACCTCTGGATCTTTAGAAAAAATATAACGTTCAACGGCTATAGTATTAGTGTCAACAAAGAGTGACTGCTTCAACTGCTCAACCAACCATTGTTTCGTATTAATGTGCCATTGTCCTTCTCTTAGGTGAGCAACATTAGTCCCAAAGAAACTGTTAGCTTTTGAATAATAGAAACAAGAATGCGTAACATCAAGATCCGGTGAACGATTAATATCATGCTTGAAGTGTCCACAGGCTGTCACCGATTCAGCAACATAGATTAATGGACAAAAACATTCAGCGCATTTAATAAAAACCTTGCCCTTTACTGCTGCATTGGAAATGTGTGACTTGAGAATAGATTGAATTATTAACTGATCATTTTCGCCTATCTCTGCAATTAATTGATTAGCTGTGCAAACTCCATTCCTTTCATTTATTAACATTTCCCACATGTCATGCTTTTGTGAACTATCCATTGTTTCCTCTTGGTACCATATTACCGAAAATAGATATATTTCTTGCTCTGCTAACGTATTTCCAAGAGCCTTGAATTATGATGATGTTGACTTAATTAATTTATATCAAAAAAACATATTATTTTAATAAAATATTATGGGTTTAGAGTCTCTTTTAACGCCTTCCCAGCTTTAAATACCAGTGCATTACTGGCCGCAATCTGGATCATATCCCCCGTTTTAGGGTTTCGACCTTCGCGAGCTGCTCGAGGGTTGACTTTGAAGGTCCCAAATCCAACCAAGGCGACGTCATCACCTTCTTTTAATGCCGTAGTAATAATGTCAACGGTCGCATTTAATGTGGCCGTAGCTCTTTGTTGTGATAAATCCGCAGACTCAGCAATGTGCCATACTAATTCTTTTTTATTCATGTACTTTAATTCCCTACATTTTTTTAGTTTCTGATATTTTATGCAGTAATAGGGTGGCACTGTTGTCATCTGGCGCAGTAGACACATGCTCCGCGATAAACATCCCGCCATGACCATTAATAATATCCACCAATCGATCAGGTTCATCCATTATGATGAAATTGGGTAACGGCTCAATCAATACGTTTTCATCATTAAAGCATCGGCTAATGGTCTCTTCATTGGAATAAATCACGCCAGCTTTTCGTTCAATACTAGGATCATCTAACGTCGATTCAAAACCATGCGCTTCATAAAGATAGGTTAATAGAATAAAAAGATGATCTGCATCGGTAAATTTTTCGCCATACTCACAATTCACTTTATGTAATTCCCCTAATTTTTGCTCTAGGCTTTTCCCCTTACGTCCTTGGGCAATAATAACTTTGATGTCTTTCTTAATGATAGCGTTACAAGGTAACGCCATTTGATTTTTTAAAAATTTATTCAGTCGTTCATTGCGTTTTTTCATCGGGACAAATTGAGAGGCTCTGTCGATGTAACTATACAAATGAAGTAAAGCAAGGGTGGTAAGCTCAGTAAATGCTTGGTGATACTTTAGTTTGCTCATAACTCTTGTTCATGTCAGTAAAACGGCTCAATGGGAGCCGATAATAGACGGTTATTTTATCAGGAAATGAAAAAAGTCTATGTTATTGATGTGATTTTTCATTTAAAAATGCGTTTTAACGCGTTAAAGCCGTTTTTAAATACAAAGTGATGCCACTAAAGAAGCCTGAAAGGGTAATGACTCGATGATGCGTTAAGTTAGTAGACCAGAGTCACTCACGACCACGTTATTGTTTGTAAGCCCATAGAGAAAGAAATAACGGCTAATTAACAGCAACCTCAGCCCCTTTCCTGCCAAGATGCTCTTAAGTGCGTTGATTTTTCAGGGTGCATTGTATCTTCCTGTCGGATGACGAAAGAAATGTTCAGCGCAGCCAGTGATATCGATGAATTGATTTATAACGATGGTTTGAACTGGCTGGGGGCCCGTTCATTTTTAATTGATGGAGTTAGTGTGAGAGATAAGGTTAATAAAAATGAATGGGAGGTACTTATGCTCTTATTCTTTTGTTAAATATTTATTTACTTATTTATTTAAATACAAAGTACTAATACGTTAGTACTCATAACCGCAGTCGCTTATTGTTTCCAATTCTAGGGCTTTTTTTTAAGGTGATGTTCTTGCACTACCTTAGTTGTGGATAAAGAAATAAGGAGGACATTGATAAGAAAGGACGTGATAATGGAGGGGTTAAGTCGTCGTCGTTGTCGTATTTCGATATAAAAAGGGAGTCAAAGACGTATTCAATAGGCTCAGACGTGCGAATGCCTCCGCTTGCGCGGATACGTTTATCACATCAATGGGGAGAAAGGTGAGGCTGATACGCTTCAAAGACGGTTTTTACGCTCTGAGCAAAGCCATTGAGCTTCTCAGCGTTAAAGACTTCTTGTACACCAGAGGCGATTTCTCGGAACGACATCCAAGAAAAACGTAATCCTTTTTGCTCTTGGCGTTTTCGAGACGCAATGATCAACGCACAAATATTACTGTAACGAACGACTTTTAAATCAGAGAAGAAACGCTCAGTGAATTGTTTATAGGCAGGCGCACTGCGAATAGTGCCCTCTTTCATATCAACACACACGTTGACACGTTCACTGTGTAAATAACCGGCGCGTTTTAGGTACGAGA from Aliivibrio salmonicida LFI1238 encodes:
- a CDS encoding DUF2913 family protein, whose translation is MSKLKYHQAFTELTTLALLHLYSYIDRASQFVPMKKRNERLNKFLKNQMALPCNAIIKKDIKVIIAQGRKGKSLEQKLGELHKVNCEYGEKFTDADHLFILLTYLYEAHGFESTLDDPSIERKAGVIYSNEETISRCFNDENVLIEPLPNFIIMDEPDRLVDIINGHGGMFIAEHVSTAPDDNSATLLLHKISETKKM
- a CDS encoding HU family DNA-binding protein, encoding MNKKELVWHIAESADLSQQRATATLNATVDIITTALKEGDDVALVGFGTFKVNPRAAREGRNPKTGDMIQIAASNALVFKAGKALKETLNP
- a CDS encoding competence protein CoiA family protein, which encodes MDSSQKHDMWEMLINERNGVCTANQLIAEIGENDQLIIQSILKSHISNAAVKGKVFIKCAECFCPLIYVAESVTACGHFKHDINRSPDLDVTHSCFYYSKANSFFGTNVAHLREGQWHINTKQWLVEQLKQSLFVDTNTIAVERYIFSKDPEVNGRRRPDISFSDTKGNHYAIELTRWWISPVVVAERETFFRDQNINLIWLFSPDCQERNIATFNLILFGSPTARKDLAPHSFTLVECNAFVLTDEAKLLTEKYGILHFEVRYPVGEYQRSTNSFDIELKSVLSSLDELKLSPAKRLPYVIQSSLSFEIAQQEHKKSKRLELVKRIKLIRKAVGTAAKADRLEIIEEICEQLYLFRYIADDYRFQSHLEKRVNIAKKQLSNNKQAIREQIVRADRCKRIVLIRSSVNQKIRLGKYSSTYFNAGSEIEHLEQMWGRISTYAAFSLIKKRFERANKLMASVMLKQDEEIKEKQDKGNPDYINLMEEVRCFSEMLTVGFDELPTRTYEIKLTRLVTSLRSRELNDEASHLVTLFNFWKKRSVEKYRQQNFPKLSKGWNDKTLYKDELDKAMNALSKTYSSKNSKEEMCLTEQVEIKNIIQRFTEQIIKKVDAETNQISKLSPKGLEFYKTYMMDNYQGLLRCAFYVHNNLQSLEPKPLKKLYSLKEFCYTEL